Part of the Apostichopus japonicus isolate 1M-3 chromosome 13, ASM3797524v1, whole genome shotgun sequence genome is shown below.
AGTGATATGTTGAGGTATGCAAATTAAAGTTTCCAAAACTTGAGCTATATTTGGAAAATCTTAGGAATCCACGTGTTCTTTATTAACAAATCACTATCAGTTGGACTTGATGCCCAAATTATGAATGTAAGTTAGTTAACCTATTGAATATTACAATAGCTTATTGTTATtcttttaagaaatatttaaagtacCAAATGCCTCTCTGGTGATTATATTATTTGTAAAGGTacatgaaatgttttgtaatgATTGAACTAATATTAGTCATTACACCATACTTGTGCACGTTTATTTGTGTTGCAGTTTAGTGAAACTGGTCATAAACAGGGCACATCTTTTGGAATGGGTcggtgatatttatatatatttcaaagttttaatttttttttataacatcagaaagaagaaaaatacagaaaaacagAATTTAATGCTTGAAGAGAAACCAAAAGGCTGTCAATTGTgtagttgaatattcatgaaggtGAAAATTACCACTCCCAATCATGTTATAGAATATTTATGATGAAACTATGAAAATTGTTTTATGTAAGACATCATTCACTCTAAATCCTACTGACAAGatcaaaataaaacagtaaAGTGAAAGATGTGGGTTGTTCCAGTTGCATTTTTGATGTATCTCTATCAGTTATTATTTGCAAGAAACAATGCATCAGTTTTACAAACAGGCAACAACAGCTGTCCACTTTACTCGTCCCCTTTATTTCTTGTATTCCTGTAAATATCAGTATTTTTTGGTGTTGGCATATATAGCTACGATAAGATAATTCTTATGCTAGAGAGAAAATAGCTTAATATCTGAATAAACACATCATCGATGATTCCCATACTTGATTGTCTCTCGCTTTATCTTTATTGTTGTATTCTCTTATTTTTAAATTGGATTATTTGATTTGAATAGCTTATGTCATGGATAGGCCAAGTTATTTAAACCTGAAAGAAAAAGTGAGTTGAAAGAACATTAATCAACTCAATACTAACAAGCTCAAAAATTGACAAGTGTCAGTTGTATGGAAACCTACTTTGGTAGTAGAGAGGTCTTGTTAAGACCTAAGAATAATCAACTTTAGTATGCTTGTCAGATCTGCCTTAACTGTCAAAACTGTATATCCACTCTGGAAAGTTAACTTGATATGAACAGATCCTTGGGAGTATATTTCACTGGCAAAAACCCTCTACTGGTAAATATCAGCAATAACAAAAAGAGGTGCTCATGGTATAATTTCAGGAAAGAAGGCAGTGAATAGGCTGAGGATAAGTTAGATCATCCTTGTTGTAGCCATAGCACACATGcatcaatttaattttgtttaaatttacaaataagAAAGCTTTCAATAGAAACAATATTGCATTTCATCAGTCATATGAttgcattattttatttgtaacaaCTCCATTATGTTGCATACATTTCAGTAGATGTCCAGATACAGAAGCAGATACACAATGAATTAACAGGTAAGTTAAAAACAGAAGTCAAGGGAGAGAATATCCACTTACACTTATGAATGATCACTTTAAGAAGGCATCTCACACTCTGTTAAAGGCTATTCACAGGAGAAACTTTAAATTAAAGTGGTTGAACTACTGGAATACCTGTATAAACTGCTGAGTCCACAGGATTTGTGTCCCCATGTTCTGTTCTGCTTATATACAGGATTACTCTGTTGATAAGCTTTTAACATGAAAAGAATATTGCacagatattttcatttcaaacacaTAAAGATCTGACTTTGTCGTCAAAGTATTTATCTATTTTATAGAATCATCAGATACCAATAGTGTTTCATATTTCAGTACTTCAGGTGAAAAGTTTACATTCTCGCACACTCAGCTTATTGAATTCCCAAGAAACTTTTAGGGAGTAGTAATGTCCAGGATTATCAGCAATGCAATAAAGCTGCTCAACCTATTTGCACAACATCTTACTTCTCACTTATTTAGACAATGTTTTAGACACTACACACATATAAGCTTTGACTGTGGATGGCAAATGGTAATCACACATGGTTAATTGTTTATAGGCACCGAACATGTACAACCCAAAGCAGAGTGGCAAACAAAATGTACTGTCAGAGTAAGCTGATTAAAACTGTTAAAATCAATCATAAGTTGCATTGTTATCCACAGAAATTAAGGGAGTAGGTTTTAACAATAGCACAGCAAGCGTGCATGCATAATTCTTCAAAGCTTCATATGGGATAAAAGAAAACTCTGCTATTAGTTCTGTGTTAACTGATCTGTCATGACAACATTCAATTTATTATGTTAAATGGCCTAGAATTCAAACTTAATGGTTGTAAAATATGATGAGTTATGTTCATTCCTACACTACCAATTACACTATACAAAATAACTCGTGTCCGCATTGCAAGTTAAAATGTACCAGAATGTTTTGTCTCTTGGAAGGGTATAAAGTTTGAAAAAGCAACACCCCCTACCCCACTTTCCCCCAAGAACCAATaagagagaaggaaaaaagaaaaaagaaaaacaagattaaaaaaaaacaccaaacatTAACTCACACCACCACTTAcactttaaacaaaaacaagcagACACACTTTCTTTGCAGCACATATTTTCAACGTTTTTGTAGTTGCTCTAAAGTTTCCTTAATTTATTGAAAgacataaatatatgaaattataacACCTCCTTACAgttattaatcatttttttctttggtttattttaatattaccaATAAGTTCACTTCTTTTAAGAATTTCTTTAAGCTTGAAAGGGTTAAATGCATTTCTAGATTTGCTATACTGAATTTGCTCATTCCTCTGAAACTGAAAGTAAATCTTTGATGGTCATCAAAACTAATAGCTAATAAAAAACTGCATAACATTAGGTGAACAGCATGATATAATGTCAAAGGTTATTAATAGCAAAGGTTCTCAAATCACCATATACTGTAAACTCTGATACTAATATTTagtgtttcattttaaaggtGTACTGTGAAGAAAATGACCATATCTAGCAAAAAAGAAGCTTGCCAATTGTTTGCAGTTTATTTGTTAAGGCAAAACGTAATTCCCTAGACACAACATTCATTATGTTCCTTTGAAAGTAACATGTTTAGCTCTTCATAAATATCCACTTCCACAATTACAAGATGAAAACTTTCATGGGTGTCATCAGCATTAAACACTACTAAGTTCAAAGACACATACTTCCAAGATTCTGCATCCTTGTTGTCATCATTTGGAGAGCTTTTAGAGTAAAACATCGATGGGGAAATTGCAATTGACAATTTATAGCTGAAACTACCACTAGTCGGCATCGATGGCTAGGAGATGATGTTACCCACATCCTCGCTGCCATCTCCCTGGAGAAATTCTCTCATCTTTTTATTGACTTCGTCCGGCTTGTGTTGATTCACAAAGTGGTTTGCTCCGTGGATTTTTGCCACGGTCAAGTCCTGAACATACTTATCGTGGCCTTCAGTAAGCGCGACGTCCAAGTACATGTCATCCATACCCCAGATCAGTAAGGTAGGACATAAAATTGCACTTCTCATGTATGACCTGGTAGGTGATGCATTGTTTGCTCTGTAGTAATTTATTGTGGCAGTGAGAGCACCTGAATAAATCGAATATGATGAATATCATTATGATAAAACCAAATAATTTCATAGTTACGTATGTACAATTAAAAATGGTATAACAAATTTTATACCGAGGGAAGATAAATCCAATCAAACCCATCTTCAAATACCTTCAAATTTTTCTACACAAAATGCATATCTAGCTTTTCCAGTATATGAAACAATAACTTATTGCTGGACATGTATAGAACCCTCTTTTATTGTTAGCTATTGTTTGGACACAACAGTATAACCATTACATCCTTTATCTATTTAAAGCTATATTGCAAAATTCCGGATTTTTCACCAATGGCTCAAAATCAACAGTGACAAATGATTGCGTTAGTAGGATATCCTAAAACATTTTCTAAAACCCTCATTTTCAGAATCTAGGCAGCATATCAGTGGAAGCATTCCCCTGTTACAAACAAGAAGGATGGCTTTAATTAACTTCAAGAATCACATTAATTGAACGATTCGGTTCAGATGCTTAGTTACCTAGAACAAAAGTAGTTCTCACTTAAAAGTAAAGAAACCAATGTTCAAGAATACAATAGCCAGAGGATCACAGCATGTATGTGCCACTCTCCCCCCCTCCACATTAGGAAAACATCAAAAGTGACCCAGGGATTTTTCATCAATAcaccagaaagccagtgggcttattgtgattccttgccaattgagattataatccaAAGCTTTTGTCAtagttgattaaattgatcagcaaggttctttcactgactgtggacccacctactaaatatgttaacttaccatgtttacaagctatttttagcaaaaatcaactcaggccctgccccctaataaatgtgcataatatcatcttgaacatacattatcatgtacccgctatctacaacatattaataccaagtatatataaattctgacttttggttgcagagttattagcatttgaaattttttacttttgaccccatgacctcaatATTATTCATGTGATGAGCACCAAAGTCAAAAGGGTTCTTCTACTTagtatggcgcatctatgtaccaagtatgactttaatccaacttgccattgttgagttatcatgtttacgagccaagggcgtcaaatacacacacacacacaatcaccatcgcatagattccttgagccttcgggcaaggaatcaaaaaatgttgatgaaattgTAAAGGGTGGAACCCTTTTCAAATTTTAGTATCAAGTAAAACAGTGCCCTTTTGTGATTTCAAAGTCTCATTttgttgagaaatgaaaaacaaaaaatgtacaGTACCCTTTtgttgaaacatttcaaatctTGAAATTTGTGGAGCTAGGGACAGAAGATAGATTCCATTGGGTGTTGTGGCTTGCACCCTCAATTCCTACTCATATGTCTTACTGTTCCTCTAAGTTTGTTCCCTCACTATTAAACTCTCTCACTATTAAACTCTCTCCTGTCACCACTGACAATGTCACAGTTGTGTGTTACATAAAGAGATATAACCATCCAATTACATTGAAGTCATTAGGCCCTCCTGAGTTGTACATATATGTGGACAAACCAGACAATAATAATTCAAAATACAAACCAGGTTGACAGAGCCCATACTTGATAGCATCTATATCCTCATCTGTAACATTCGTATTGCCAGCGTTACATGCGTACGCATCTCTTAAGAAATCAAAGTTGAGTCCCACCATGAACTCTGGTATCCAGGGTATTTGATATGCAAACATGTACCTGAGGGGGGAAAAACAATTCTAGCTTTAATGGTTTAACAAATTAAATCAGTTTTGGACAACTGTCATATTCAACACTACACGTGATGGGCAGATGGTACCAAAGCCATTAACCTCTCGGGACAGTCATAATGGACATTTTGATGCTTCTATGATAAAAATCTCATTTCACTCTTGAAGTCAAAAGTGACATGTCAGAACGGACCCTCAATTTTACACATCATTTGATAAATTTCCGACTTCTAATATGCGATCAATGTGCATACAGCAAATTAAAGTCACACCTTCACATTTGTTCTCAAGTCTCCACACAAGGGATAATTTGAATTAAGTTGAAAAACCAGATTGGACTTTGTAAGTGATATCAAGTCGATACAACAAACCTGGTACTTCCCTCTATTGTTCCCTTCATGGTTTTTAAGAAAGAATGAATAGGTATTGGTAATGAAGCATCTACAGGAAGTGTACACCTAAAAAATATGCGCTTCCATTAGAGATGACAGTTGTCACTAAAAGTGACAGTCTACAAACTATGTAGAGTGACCAAAAAGAGGGTTGGAAAAAATCTAGGTATGATTGTGGAACATTTCAGACAACAAAACAAGTATCAACAGTTCTTCTGAGCTTGCCTTACTTCTTTTTAAATGTCAAGTCCAAAGTTCAAGCTAGTTTTCATAGAAGAACATAGGTCAGGAGTAAAAAAAGTTTGTGGATTGCTGCTTTGACACATTCAAACTTCTTGTTTTAAATCATAACTGTAAAAGCATAAAGTAATGACATCATTAAGTTAAGTACTGCACAGTAGATTATATTACATAAAAGGAAAAGAGtcaattcttttctctttttgggGTTTGCCTCTgcttatgtttttatttgtatatttgtattgtactgtacctTTGAGCAGTGATCTACTACAAATGCATACACTGCTTTTTACACCATTCTTTTTGCCATATTCAACAGttacttaatatataatatacatactgTTTTCACCACATGTGTATGCTGTGataattttacaaaataaatgaaagtttaGACTGAATGAATGCATTTTGTTATCCACATTAGGCTGCATCGGTATTTAAGCAAAAACAGATACCGATATAGCTGCTGATGAATACCTGGTATTACCAGGTATTCCCAAAATTTTTGAGGAACCGCTACTTACAGCGTTAACTGTACTATCAAACACTAGCATGAACCGTATGGTTACTAGTCTAGCCTACTAATGTATTTGCGGTTTTATGACGACGACTTTCCGAtctatgtttctttcttttgcagTGCACTTATTTAAAGATTTGATGATTAGAAAATAAAGTACTAAAAACCAGTGTTGTTTATGTGTCTTTCATTTCAACGAGAACGTACTGTTCAGAACATTCCACTATGAGGCCCAGTCAAACCACAAACTGTACGATAGCATATAATCGGTATGGGAAGTACCAGGTAAGTATTTGGATAGTAGTAATGCGTAGAATCGGTATAACAACAGGTATGAATATACGTAATGCGCAGAATCGGTATAAGAACAGGTATGAATATACGTAATGCGCAGAATCGGTATAAGAACAGGTATGAATATACGTAATGCGCAGAATCGGTATAAGAACAGGTATGAATATACGTAATGCGCAGAATCGGTATAACAACAGGTATGAATATACGTAATGCGCAGAATCGGTATAAGAACAGGTATGAATATACGTAATGCGCAGAATCGGTATAAGAACAGGTATGAATATAAGTAATGCAGGGAATAATAAcagttatgaatatatgtaattTGCAGAATCGGTGTAAGAGCGACACACCAGGTAATGTTTTATGTATTCCAAGGGTTGAGCGCAGAATCTGTATTCATATTGTAGAAGATGGTGCTACTACTACTATCAAAAAcaggtatgaatatatatatttgctcggaatagtttttttccccaaaataaTTTGTGAGAGCATTTGACAAACTACGTGCGTGAAAAGGAAGTCATGGAACCATTGGGCAGGAAACTGTACTTGCGAGTACGGTAGAACTATGCTGAAGTTTAAAGCAATTAGCCGCAGCAAAATGTGGGAATTATTATACAACATGACTGGGGAATGACCTTACTTTGTCAAGTAGCAGTCTCTTAAAAGAACTTTGGGggtttcttttctttgaaagGGTATTCTCAAATGTAAAGAGAGTGACATCTTAGAACTGCAAAAGCTCTGTGGCATTGTGCAAGTAGTGAGATAGAGACCAGGTTATCCCATCAATTAGTTTAGTATGGATTGTTTTAAAACTAAGTTGAAACTTTGCCGATCTCTCTGACAGTAGGTACAGAAAGCTGGGCATGCAAAAATTGTCTGTCTATTACTCGCGTGTCTTAGACCTACATCAAGCACGTATTACCAGGGCAGGTTTCTCTTAGACCGCATTGCATCACTAACAGAAACTGCAGATTCATTGCTAGACAAAAATGCACACATGTATTATAATTAATGTACACACAAATGCCATCCAATCCTTTTCCTCACGTATTGAAGCAGGTATTTCAAAACCTCCAACAGGTGGTGTGCTGTATTCTGTacctcccccctctcctccaTCTGAACATAGACTTCCAAATTATCCTGTGTGTATATGTAACCCATCTGTGCTTGTGATTGGCTGATTGGGCTTAAATCATTTTTGACGGTGAAATCTCAAGAAACATAATAGTGTGTCCCTTCATTGACCTTTTGTCTGGTACAGTACAAGCAACATGTCAATACATCGGCTAAGATGTGCAGCAAAAATGTTTACAGTTTGGGAGTATGGGGAGTGGTACGTTATGCAAGATACACAGTAGCAGCGGGAATTTCCTCAAGTTGGTGTGTATTATCTGGGTCGGTATTTTTATCGGGTATTATTTTTCCTCAGCATTCAAGGTTTGTTTCGGATTTACCTGTTTTTTTCTGTATATTGTTGAtgacagatttcaatacctTCGGTATGGGTATGAATGAAAAACCAGGTTTACATGGTATATCGATTACCAACACACCCTAATCCGCGCAATCATCCACTTACCATGatttgaaagtttgtttcaagtttgaaTATAGAACTTCCTGAAGTTGCGAAACCTCCGGAGCGTTTAGAATGATGAGCTTGTCTACTAGATCTGGGTATGCTCCAGCAAAGTACCAAGAAATCACACCTCCATAGTCATGTCCAACCAATACGCAAGAACTGTGTCCAAGCTGTGTCAAGACGGCTTTGATATCCACTGGTGACAAAAGTAGAGAATTGGTTAAagtttatggggggggggtgggggggaaatTAACTGAATATGATTGAAAATACAGTAATGTTTATGTCAAAGACTTGTAATGTTAATTCTAAAAGATATTGTGATCCTAACATCAATCCTTTCTTTGTGTGTGAAAACTTCACGCAAACTGGATGGCTCATCTTGTCTTCCTTCACTGATTTTTTCTAAGCTATTAGTTTTTGTTCTTACAGTTATTTACTATAAAGATTACATGAGATTTCTGAGACAAACTTGTTTATTTCTGTGCTTTATCGGTACCAGGTACTGGATTTACAGTCTTGGGAGTCACAATATTAGTTCACCATAAAATAGAACAAGAAACTCACAGGCAAGCTTATCCAAGGTGTAGTTGCCAACAGATGGAAGCTTCTGTGATTCGCATGCACCTCTTGTATCTATAGCCACAACTCTGGAATGTGCAAAATGAAATGTACTTTCCCGTATTTCCGGTTCCTTTGAGATGATGAACACAGAAGCTTGGGGTACTATTTAACCAACTTAAAATTTTTATTTAACAAACTTAATGCAACAACACATAGCCAAGTGTTTATTATCTTGAAAAGCATTGTTAATACAGAATTGCTTTGTTATCACAAGGCCATGACTTGCATTTCCCTAATCATCTGTTTGAGGTTACCTGCAGGAGTCCTAAAGGTACAaagcaaggaataatttagtgttgaCATTTTGTGAAGCAGTTTTCAGGGCTCTGAATGTTGTCACAGTTTAAAATATACTATGGTTCCTGAACTTCCTGTGTAGAAAAAGAGTCATGCATCTTTTGATTTGTATCTAGCGATTTGATCAGTTTGAATAGCATTTAACAATGAGATAAGTTATTCcctgtacaaatacagtatttATAACAGTTTTTAAACCTTAAGCAGAGGCACGGCACACTGCATTTATGCAGTTCTACCAAATAACAGATTGGCTCTTGATCATTTCTATTACTACATACAGCACTTGGCCAAATGCTCAGCTGCGAAAAAATAGGCCACAGCTGTTTTTCAAAGTACAGTGTAAACCTTAcaaatatataccatatattttTCTCAACATGGTTAATAGAATGTGCACTGACTATGTGGAGATGGGTCAGGGACAGCTGCAGTCCATTGGAAAGTTGCTGACAAAGCTGTAGAAATTTAGCAATCACCTGTAATCCTTTTGAAATTCCAAAATCTGATGCCTCCAGCTGTGCCAATTTTCTGGGAAACCATGTACGAAAAGCATCAGTGGTTTATCTCTTGGACCAGACACAACATAATGAATGTCTCCATCCTAGAGAAGACAAAGAATACAACAGGTGATGAGCAGGAAACAGTAAGAGCAGCAAACTCAAATTAGTAATAACACAACAATAAAAAGCTAAAAAGatatattaattaaacattCCAATGATAAAATTACAACATTTACCTGATTTATTACTCTGACCAACTCCTCCCCCAAcctccctgcccctcccccccccctaatatTTTGCTTCACTTTTGAGAGGACACATTTGAATTTCAAATCTATTCCCTATCTGCTTCCCATCTAGAGTAACATAACTACTAATATCTAGAGAGTAAAGTAACTACTAAGTACTACTTCAATTAATCTACTTTACATGTACAGGTAGTTCATCATAGATGATGATTTCAGGAGATCATAAGAGCTGTAAGTTGCAGTCCAGCATACAGTTCTTAAGACAGAGTGGCTTTCATTGATAGAACAGCATGCAGGACACTCAGTGACTGCCCTGACTTGCTGCAATCAGCCACAAAATGTAAAACTGGTCTGATTTTGCTCACCAGTGCTTTCAACTGTATTTAGTATGTTCAGTGGACTGTACAAAAACAACAATACAGCCTACACAGGTAAACATATAGCTTTCCAAAATGTCAATTACACTAAGGGCATGTACAAATAACTTACAATAAGGGCATGTATGAAACACCTTACACTAAGGGCATGTACTTCTGGCAACCATACTAAAACACAATTATCAGATTCGTTATAAAGAACATGTGTACTATACAGTCATATCATGTGTAAAAGGATTAAATTATGTGCTACAGcctgtacagtacactgtagatTGCTATCTAACAATATTGAgcacctacagtactgtaacccatgttatatatactgtatctacATCATAACACTGCAAGGATTCATCCCAAAGACACAGCAGGTGTCTGCATTATTCCAAAGTTCTCACATCACGACCAACATCTGTGTCTGGCTGTCTCTtcaatttctcttctttttggCCTTAATTAtctctttcttattttattttttatttttgcatcATTTTTGACTTACTTACTTTCGGAAAGAAAAATACAGATATATGCTCATGTTTTCCATTTTCATGTGACCCAATAAAAATAAAGATGCATAGCAACATATTGTGATGCCTGAGCAAGGAATGTACTGTTaatcttgtttttcttttaatgtcTACTCTAGGTTTCCAAAGAAAGGATTATTATCAATAATAACCCTAGATATCATACAGAAAAACGgttctataataataatacaaaacaaagcaTCAAGGTTGTTTCTGTGAGgcaaatcattttaataacatgGTAAGAACACCAGACATTCTATCAAGcacttaaaatgcatagctggtggtttttcaacatCCTCTAATTAATCCGTTCAAATCTCTGTTACATTGAAGTTTAAACTGGTACCTTTCCATTGATGTATGgcacattgtattattttctgATGGGACTCTGTAAAAACTTGTTCAAATCTAGcacttttggacaaggaatttgctcttttcgcaaaAATTCCTAAGCGCTCACGTGGCTGCAGGTCACCCCCTGACATCAAAGTGTGGAGTCGGTTGAGGAAAACTTTCGATCAAACTATTCATTTCAGCACAAGTCCTTCGCCATCTGCTTTTGTGGATTGAAAGCCTTACTTTTAAATTACAGTGAGACTGAGACATACCCAAAGCTTTATATTTAATGGATTCGATTTATATTGCATCCACTGACTGGAAACTAACTGCAATTATAcattaattgcaacaacaaatgaagaaaaacccgAAATGTCAACAGATTTCACAAGGTAGACATTTCAATTGCAACAAGACCTCAATATTGTACGGCACAGTATGTATAGTGGCCTATAGTAGCAATGAATTTTACGAAATATCACCAGATGTTGGGGCAGTTTTAacataatttacttttatttgaagAATTGCTGCCCAAAATGAGTTAACCAATGTGTGAATGATTCTAACAACCACTTCTTTCTCTTGTAGCTGCATATTTGTTGGAAGAGTGAAGTTAATAAAAAGTTCAATTACTTATGAGAAGTACGTGGAAagtccattgttattgtttagTGTTCGCGGTACACTTCGCAGAATGACGTGACACGGTGACCTGTACCTTCATAAGCTATTATGCATCACGTTTCTGGTCAGTGTGAATCTGCTAACATTTACATCAAATTTCTCTAAATGAGTGTCTCTTTCAACTAAACAGGAACCACAGTTTTGTTTGTGTACTAAAATACTTTAGTATGAGCCAAAAACAAGGAAATTTTTATTGcctccagctatgcattttaagaaCTGAAAACATACCCCGGTTCTAACATTCCCATGTGTGCCAAGCTGGGGATCGTTCATGCAGGCTGGCCtctcaaaatatttcttctttcctCTAAAGAGGCAGAGCGGTGTGAACCTGATAGCCATGAATACTATCACTAACAGCATCAGCATGAAACCAAAGCTGACCATGAAACAGTATAACAAGATATTTCGAAGTCTTGAAAAGAAACTCATCCTGAATACGTCCACAAATTATGGGAAGTCCtgcaaaaaaattacaaaagaagTATGTCAAAACAGTCACATACTTTCTAGAAATATTCATCATTCCTGTAAATCCAAACATCTTCATGCTCAAGGATTGTACAGTATACCAGCCATTCAACCAGTAAAAGGGTCTGATagtttgatcctagcaggatcttcttggGTTAGTCTCTGAagcagatcctgctaggatagaaacatcaggcccttcacattttacatatttacctacaACAGGCTTTTTCCAGTGGAGATTGGAGAAGCAGTTTGATAACAGATGTTTGTctcttaaagatctgctttattggctccaattatagcatgctttagctaggaaagttttgtgataacgtaatcgacctgccacagTGTTAAATCAACCTCTGactctacaattagcctgcatactGTAgattcttaacaccattaggctctttgtgtaaatactttgtggaaatatgttcatgtctacagtgtaatTAATCATACAGTGCTCACACAAAGACCCCATACAAGAAAAAGTATTTGTGGCAGgcattgcagactaattggtaaaaagaggccATGTTACGACCAAGACAGGTCGAttatgtaatctcaagaaacttttccatgatagcgtgctaaagttggggtctat
Proteins encoded:
- the LOC139979223 gene encoding epoxide hydrolase 4-like; this encodes MSFFSRLRNILLYCFMVSFGFMLMLLVIVFMAIRFTPLCLFRGKKKYFERPACMNDPQLGTHGNVRTGDGDIHYVVSGPRDKPLMLFVHGFPENWHSWRHQILEFQKDYRVVAIDTRGACESQKLPSVGNYTLDKLALDIKAVLTQLGHSSCVLVGHDYGGVISWYFAGAYPDLVDKLIILNAPEVSQLQEVLYSNLKQTFKSWYMFAYQIPWIPEFMVGLNFDFLRDAYACNAGNTNVTDEDIDAIKYGLCQPGALTATINYYRANNASPTRSYMRSAILCPTLLIWGMDDMYLDVALTEGHDKYVQDLTVAKIHGANHFVNQHKPDEVNKKMREFLQGDGSEDVGNIIS